tttatttgtctatatgccattataccggttgaacatattctaacagacatacaaaatcaaactgaggaaatttcattaatcataaacataagctagtacaatatgcttaaataaggtctttactaaatcccatattccgaacatgttcttcgtaaaccttaggagggagacctttagtcatcggatccgcaagcatatctttagtactaatatactcgatacaaagattattttcctcaactcgttcacgtacgaacagatattttgtatcaagatataaaccagctccggtcgaactgttactgttcgagaaactaacgacagcacagtaaagcttcaatggtctagaaatagAATTAACAATTTTAAGTCCAGTgaccagatttctaagcaacattccatgacaggttgcgttataaacaacaatgtactctgccatcattgtggaagttgtggtcaactgttgtttatgactcttccatgagatagggccgcctgctaacataaagatatagcccgaagtggatttcttgtcatctttgcatttggcaaagtcagaatcagaatagcccaccacttctaaatgatcacttcttctataagtcagtttgtAGTCTTttgtcccttgcagatatcgaagtaccttcttagctgctttccaatgatctaggccaggattagtctgataacggcctagcattccagcaatataagcgatatctgggcgagtacagacttaagcatacatcaggctcccaactactgacgcgtaaggtatctggctcatttgctccttctcaacctctgttgtcggacactggaatgaaccgaaaacatctcctttaactactggagcgacggagggtttgcactgttgcatgttgtaacgtgtaaggacatgatctatgtaagccctttgggacaatcctaagatccctttgtgtctatctcggtgaatttcgatgccaatgacgtaagaagcatctccgagatccttcatgtcaaAGTTATGCgaaagtaaccgcttcgactcgtgcaacatgtctaaactattgcttgccaatagaatatcatctacgtaaaggacaagtatagtaaagttgctcccactcatcttgaggtaggtgcattgatccatttattcttcataaaaccttgcttcttcatgacttcatcaaacttgaggtaccactgacgtgatgcttgtttcaaccagtaaatggatttcttcaacttacaaactagatgctcctgaccttcaggtttaaagccttcaggttgtttcatgtaaacatcttcgttcaagtctccgttaaggaaagcggttttaacgtccatctgatgcagctctaaatcgaaatgagctactagggccatgacgatccttaatgaatctttccgagagacaggtgaaaacgtctcttgataatcaattccctctttctgagtgtagccctttgcaaccaatctcgctttgtagcgttcaacgttcccattctgatccagttttgttttgaacacccatttgcatcctatgggtttgactccgttgggtaattctaccaaatcccaaacgtcatttttcttcatggattcaagctcatcaatcattgctttattccattcagaagactgatcactgctaatggcttcattgtaagagatacgatcattgagctttccgggatccatttcagccaggtaggtaggtaacataatcatcccaattagtaggccttctcagcctagatgacctcctgagtggattatcgggttcagcgttgtcttagttatgagcgtttgatgtgccttcatcatgaggtataatgggttctgattgtagaggtgaatttggagttggtgcagtagcttcaggtgcagtagttgcattgggtacaagaggagtaatcggagtaatggtaagcgacgagtcccccccccccccgcgtcttgtacttcttgcaattcttcgtaagggttggtactgctcccactgaccttgaaatcctccaggaacgcagcacgcttggtttcaacaatacgggtgacatgggaaggacaatagaaacgataaccctttgagttctcaggatacccgataaagaaacaggtaactgttttagggtcaagtttccttaggaaaggattgtaaagttttgcttcagcaatgcagccccatactttcatatatttaagactcggtttccttcatgtccaaagttcataaggagttttagggacagacttagaaggaactctattgagtatatgaacagctgtttttaacgcttcagtccagaggaataatggtaaattagtgttggctaacatactgcgcaccatgttcataagggtacggtttcttctttcagcgactctgttctgctgaggtgtaccaggcatggtgtattggttcacaatcccctggccttTACAAAACttataaaatggaccaggagcttgacccacatcagtatgtcttccataatattcaccgcctctatctgatctcacaactttaatctgacgatctaattgcttttcaacttcaaccttataatctttaaaagttgttagagattcagatttctccttaataagatacaagtacatgtaacgagaataatcatcaatgaaagtgataaatgaagtatgtcctgttatgccagcgatttggtagggaccactaatgtcagtgtgaatgagttctaataaattagagctcctagtggcacctttcttattcgctaatgtcattttacctttaagacatttgacacatgttccaaaaccagagaaatcgagaggaggtaagacttcatcctttactagacgatttaatcgttcttttgaaatgttgcctaaacgctgatgccacaacatggatgaagtctctaagtctcgtttctcttccatctttgtgagtgattcattaatgttatatgacaacaaagatttggaaaagccatcatctagttctaatctatagagaccaccatccagaacaccagtaccataaagaacagaatcatagaggatagagagtttgcgatgaccatgggaaacaataaaaccgtccatgtctaactttggtcctgatacaaggttccgagttacctcaggaacatataaggtatcataaagtttaatacataaaccagttttcataactaattgtaatgtttcaatggccttcacttctaatgctcgatcatccccaaccttaagtgttctttggtttctttccagcttccggattgaaaggaatccctgagttgaattggtaacatgaaccgtCGAatcagaatcaaaccaccaagaattagtaggaacacttaaattataggactcaagtatcataaaataatcgttacatttcttagccagccactccttaaagtcagggcattccttctgcatgtgtcctgtctttttacagaacttgcactggatactgcctaaggagttcttagagctggaaggtgcacttgtattaggattaggcctttggacttttgaagcatccttcctctgatgattgttcttctttttcttagagttggaggtggtgaagttggcaacatcagtagtgcgatccatcctcatgcgctcttcctcctgtaagcacatggcgaccagctcactcatcgtccattttttCCTTCTAagtgttgtagttgatcttaaatgcttcaaaggacgaaggaagcgaagtgatgataaaatgaacgaggaaaccatcactgatttccatttccagccccttcagcttattggccatgtcattcatcatcatgatgtgctcacgaatgccgctcctcccatcatacttagttgtcaccagcttgaggataagagtactagcgtgtgccttagacgtccctttgaactgcgcctccacatgttccaagtaggttttagcatcttcagaatcaggaatagctcccctgattgcattacttatggactgcttcataaacatgagagacatgcggttacacctagtccatttatcatgagttaactgctcagcagcagtactttgagtggtaaggtccgctggcttattctctcttagagcataatcaaaatccagcaatccaagtgtaagcatgagagcatccttccatgcagcataGTTATCACCGGTCAAAGGTGGAATCTCGCAATTgggcgctgatagtggaaataagatgagcaaattatgatactaaggaagaagtcctaatgtgatctaagggcacgttaaactaaggcatgcataaataatgaccattttacgttatgaagctgtgatattgtctattactaacatcaaaataatagacttagttaaaattctacttaaacgaagacaaaacagctttggccagaagtgtaatcatttaagcatatgtgcaaagtggttgtaacaaatcagctttggccagaaattgagacaatcactttagttatgcacttgttaagtatgccatctatgaaggaattaaatcagctttggccagatattaatacattcatgtttatgatgcacacttaacttggctttcgtaatacttggatgataagtagatgtatcaaatcagctttggccagaaatgatacatcagaagctcattcaagtaaagccattttggttttgtaaaacattatctgattctgataaattaaactaagtaattacaaagaccaattatttagtagcaaaccacctgttagcgcggatcgaacttgAACCATGGTctaaatcttagttcacattaaacaacctaaaataatgaggtttcgagtcaggtctcgagttaggtctcgaataagttatgagatctcgagtcagttatgaggtctcgagtcgcaaccttgttgtCTCGAGTCagaaccatggtctcgactactataccttatgagatctcgagtcatgatgaggtctcgagtcgcaaccacagtCTCGAGTTATGAAAATTTAAGCCCTTAGTCGAAACcgcagtggtctcgagtcgagaccttatggtctcgagtcaagaccttatgatctcgagtcgaaatcgttgtctcgagttGTGAATATTTGAGAAcctttatgatttcgagtcgagatctcgtggtctcgagtcgagatcttggtTTCGGCTCGTTAGAAGGGATGTCGAAACTTCCTGTTAACAACTGTGAATGTgaaacataactgaaaattcgaaatttaagggattatgagatattatttcctgttttaagatgatctaattttatcaaaatatttcaaaaattataatctgtttatcttttaacagttttcgaaaaATCTTTAGAGgacaaaatcagatcaaaacaggaaaaacacttaataatctGAATCATATTaatagaattttcgaattttcctaagaacatgatgaaccctaaaaaaataaaacataaattctggaacccgaaacctgaattttaatagttTTTCTGAACAGATTTCGGTTAAAACATAATCCAGTTAATTTCGAATGAACATATGATTAACCTTTTTCTGAAAACAGTGATCTCGAGTGGACATGACCGACTCGAAACCGGTTATGAATTAAATGAGGCTTTCAAgattccgttttccaagtttcaatcccagaattatggatatgaaaacagaactgactaatcaacatatgctctgataccacatgttggatcagttctgtttaaacataatgggaaaacatgaaaacatacctgtcaccgcagacaatgcagtggagaatccagtgagagaagacgacatggagttcgacatctttgtcaaggtgatctggttcctccttagggtgttgactgatgatggtgactaagaaaaccgaaaagggtatcggccgTAGGAGATGGAGGTCGAACGTGATGATGTTATGCTTATGGGGTATCTCTAATTGTGTAACtgtctaaccccttaacctccacataagtctccttatataagcaccaaggaggaaacctaattagttaataagggtaatatggtccatcaacaattaccaactaattatcttaataggttattatatattttgatctatattatgtaaatgattataatagctatagattaaatattaatacacaatatatttaatcttacactcAAGACTCGTCAAACTCCCTAAGTGGAAATTTCTTCGCaaaccgtgagtacacttgacccttTTTCGCTTTAACACactttgggtgtaacatgtttaacttgtcCAAAATACACAATTCACACAAACTTATTTATTCACTCAATCCGCTATACATGCTATTTGATATGCTTACGTTGTGATATACATGCtacttgtcattaacttagctagtccccaccttaacaattatagcgctataagAGTAACGTGCCGcccgtgaacgagaggtcatgttaAGTTTATTCATTCTTTATACTTGCGGTAATCAGAGGGTTGACTTGTAAATCGCATGCCAgtttatacgttaatcttgataactaggtttgccGTGTGGATTGttcatttttatacttatatgctagtacaccaaacttgtatactcgccaatacttttgtattgaactatgctttaaaacatgttgcaggtttatgATGCACGGAacttagtaggatgcctagaaacgcattttaaactttaaatatttgTTGTAATGTAATTCCTTTTATTTCAACTTGTTGTATCCTATTCCAAACTATGAAAATGATTCTtttagcaatgaaatgaaatttattatttaaacatTTGTCACAATGTAGTGTTATGAGTAATcagcaatctcgttttcgtctcactctgatgtttccgccatcttTTTTGAATATTTCATCCAAGCAAGAAGTTCATTTAAGATTAGTGGACCATcagtgtaacgccccaaaatatGGTCATACAGTTGATCCGGTACGAACGGGTCAACGAACTAGAATGAAATGCTTAATATGGTCATACAGTTGATCCGGTACGAACAGGTCAACGGACTAGAATGGAATGTTTAATATGGTCATACAGTTGATCCGGTATGAACGGGTTAAAGAATAAGAAGAATAAGAATGTTATGTTTAGAATGAATATGTAGACGATCTAAATTATACACACGGGTCAAAGAATAAGAATGTTATGTTTGGAATGATCATGTAGACAAATCCAGTACAAGCGGGTCAACGAGCTAGAATAAAATGTTTGAAATAGTCATGTATTTATTCCGTTGTGAGCGGGTTAAATGTTTATAAATTGATTTTTATTCGAACGGATTAAAGTGATGAAATCGAGTAAATGAGTAAGCCAAATCTAATGTAATTGAAAGAATACAAACATGAAGTTTGTGGGAATAATGAGAATTGAAAATGGTTCCATCCCGTCTCTAGTACCATTGTCATCCAAATATATGGTTTAGAACAACTAGCTCACACATCTATTAAATCTACTTAGAAAGAATAAACACCTTTACTTAGgagtgttcaaaaaaatccggatccgaaaccgaattcgaaatatccgaaaatccgtatccgaaatatccgaaaaccaGATAATCCGAATTTGCGGATTCGCCGAAATTTCGGATTCTGATGTGAAATTCTAAAAATTTCGGATAAGCAggttatccgatatccgaaaactaatAAAATTTTTTAAATACATATAGTGTATGAGCACCTATGTTTAGTTTGAAATATAGTTAAAATTAGTAAATAATTAGATTCAGATGTGTATTTATAAAAGTTGATTGTTTTAAACGTTGGAAATTTGGAAAATCGAATATACGTTTAGTTTTAATCTATGCACGaaacattttttttttagttttttttataaattcggatatccgaatccgtatccgaagtTTCGGATATCCAAAACTTCAGATACGGGTTCGGATATTAATATTCTATCCAAAATTTTCAGACGATTTTCAGACATCCAAAAACGAGAGTGCTAAGATGGTGTAAATTTGTAAGTTATTACTCTTTTAGCCCATTACCCTTTCAAAGGCCCATACTGAAAAAAAGGCCGAGCCCAGATCTCACTCTCGCCGTCGTCTTCGTTCTCGCCGTAAGTCGTACCCCCAAATTTCGTCTCTCAATCACCTCCAAATTTGTTCAGGCAATCGAGAGGGAAACAGTGCATACAGAATAAATCAACACAATTTCCGTTTCCGGTTTCGCATTACGCATCGATTGTCATGTATCGTGCCACATCTCCTAGAATCAGAACCCTAAAGGTCAGTATTGTTCATTAATCATCTGATCGAATAGAGTATAATCTGATTCAAATCAATCATTTCACCTGTTAATTAGATATCGTCTGATCGAATAGAGAATAATCTGATTTGAATCAATCATTTCACCTGTTAATTAGATATCGTCTGATCGAATAGAGAATAATCTGATTTGAATCAATCATTTCACCTGTTAATTAgatattttgaacttttcatgtTTTCGCTGTTGAAATTTGAATCATGTTATTATGTAGATCCGATCGTAATGTAATTGATTGTTTCATACTCTTGCGGTTTGATGATTCGTGTGTATTCGTAGTAATTTTTAAGAATAATGATTATAAAATGTTTGATTGGTGATGCATAACTTATCAAACTTACATGTTATGGTTCTTCGAGCGTGGGGAGATATAGCCATGTAGGTTAACTTCTATTGAAGGTGAATTTCTGGTTAGGTGCTTGTAATTTGGTTATATACGGGTTGTATTTTAGTTAATTGTGCAAGCTAGATTGCGAGAAGTGTTTACGTGTGTATAcatcatagttattaaaggcgctaggcgcactcaaggtGCATAGGtctcgcctggggcctaggcgcaaggcacaaaaaaagcgagggcctgagaaaaataaagcgcataatggaaaaaaatttaaaatatattatgtattagagaaagaatactattcttcaaataaaataaacaaagtcTATTATGTAACACTTTATATCATCCAATTACTACCAAAGTTTTAGTGtgttagtgtagaaaagtaggtTTCCTTGAATAAAAAGTAGAAATCTGGCTAGAATCTTGtcggaatttagagaatttggccggaaGCTCTCTGGAATCTAGGAATCTCGTCGGAATGTGCGCCTGAACCATCACCtagagaattaaagcgcaatttcctcgacttaaagggcaactgcctcgcctcgcctgaaaaatgggcctaggcgtaagaggcgatggcttttaacaactatgttATACGTTTTAATTAGTTTTGCAACAACTTACTGTAAATTTGGTGTGGACGTTTGCGTTATTCAACTGTAAGCTACAAGAATTATGAACCTCAAATAGAAAGATAAGATGTTTTGATGTAGTTATGCAAATCTGTGATAAATGTACTATGAAACTGGTTTTTTTATTTGTAAATATCATTCGCTCAAACTCAAATACACGAACTAACTAGAGTTTCTACACACACACTTTTCTTCTAGTTTTACATTTGGTACACATGCTCTAATTGCTAGATAAAAGTGAAGTACAaatcatagttgttaaaagccatcgcctcttgcgcctaggcccatttttcaggcgaggcgaAGCAATTGCGCCTTGAGTCAaggaaattgcgctttaattctccaagTGATGATTCCGGAGTAGATTCCGACGCGATTCCTAGAAGCCTTAagagtttccggccaaattctctaaattttGGCAAGATTCCAGCCAAATTTCTATTGTATCTAATGAAAATCACTTTTCTACACCAATACACTAACATTTTAGTACTTTTGGTACCCAATAGATGATgttaaatgttatataataggttttggtttattttctttgtagaatattattatttttctagtacataatattttttttttcattgtgcGCTTTTATTTTCTCAGGCCCTCCTTTttttttgcgcctaggccccaggcaaggcctatgcgccttgagtacgcctagcgcctttaataactatggtacAAATAATAATTTTCTGCTGAAATTGGGATATGCAATAGGGCCAGGCTGGCAAATGGATGCTGACTAGGTTTGCTAGTTCAAGTGCTGTTGCCGCCAAGTCATCATCAGGGGGTTTGTTTAGCTGGTTTACAGGAGGAAGTGCTTCCTCCTTACCTCCGTTGGACTTTCCTCTCAAGGGTATCGAACTTCCATCTTCTTTACCTGATAACGTTGAACCGGGAAAGACAAAGATAACAACCCTTTCAAATGGAATCAAAATCGCCTCGGAATCTTCATCAGTAAGTCAGCTATTTTGCATTCATAATCTGGTCAATGTTAGTAATTGTTTGCTGTTGCTTGATCATAATTGTGTTTTTGTGTAGAACCCTGCTGCCTCGATTGGTTTGTATGTTAATAGCGGCTCAATCTATGAGACACCAGCCTCATTTGGTGTTACACACCTTCTAGAACGTATGGCTTTCAAAAGTACATATAATCGAAGCCACTTGCGCGTTGTGCGGGAAGTGGAGGCAATTGGCGGCAATGTGACGGCCTCTGCTTCTAGAGAGCAAATGGGTTACAGTTATGATGCCCTTAAAACTTATGTTCCTCAAATGGTAGAGCTACTTGTTGACTCTGTAAGAAATCAAGCTTTCTTGGAGTGGGAGGTTAAAGAACAGGTgctttcatattttttttatcttCAGTTCTATATAATTGTGTTAATGTGTTATCTTTTGCATTTTTGATGGGGTAAAGTATGTGGAggctaggggtgcaaacgagccaagccgagcccgagctcgagctcatttaacatatgaaagctcgagctcgagctcggctcgaaggtaatttttcaagctcgagctcggctcgggctcgactcgtttagtatttattaattaatttatattaattataataattattatacatataatttagttatttttttatttttatataaatggtaattattattatataaatatatgtttaatatattaataaaaaatatataagcaGAAAGCtcatttaggctcgcgagccagctcgagctcgataagcgaagctcgggctcgggctcgtttactaaacgagcttgtttttaggcgcgggctcgagctcgtttaagtttggctcgttcgagctttttttttcgagccgagctcgagtagctcgcaagcagctcggctcgtttgcactcCTAGTGGAGGCCACCCAAGCGTTCAACTTTTTTCATCATATTGAAACTACTTTATAAGGCAGTTAATTATTTATCTTGTTTCATCTATACCAAATTTGGGCAAAACGAACCAGATTATTGTTACACGATAAAACCTGTTGGTTTTCTTTTTTACATTGAATAGTTGTTTATTGATAGTGAGAATGGTATTCTTGTCTTCTGAAAATATTAAGGGCATGTTCGTTGTTATTTTAAGTAGTTTCAATACGCCGCTGGATTTGTTTTATTGTACTATacattatcttttttttttgatGGGATAATGTTTATTAATTTTTTGATGGGATAATGTTTGTGCAAGCCCTCTTAAGTATTTACCTTTTTATTCATGCCACACGTATTGAAACTACTTTACAAGCCACCTATATTTGTATTATGCTTTGTGTATACTAAGTTTGTCTAAAAACCTGCAAGAATATTGTTGAATGATAAAatggttaataattttaaaaATCACCGAACTTTCAACATTTTGGGCAAAGAAGTTATAAACTCAGCAACGTTGACCAACATATTGCAATTTCCAACTTGAACAGGAAACTTATAAAACCTTGAGAACTTTTGAATTTGAGGCCTTTTAAGCTTCAACATTTAAATCTAACAGCATCTTGAAACATTTTGGAGGCATAGTTGTCGATAGCGAATAGTGGACGATAGCGACAAGcaacctatacgctacgtagtgATAGCGATGAAATAGTGGGCGCTTTTTCATGTTTAGCAATACACTAGAAGAAAATTTTTGAAATATTTTATATGTATGTTTtaccaaaaaatataaaaaaaacacacTCTATTTTGAACATTATTTGTCGCTATTTACCACTATTTGTCGCTACCAGCTATAGCGACACATAAGCGCTAcgctacgctattcgctatagcggGCGCTATgctcgctattaacaactatgtttGGAGGTTTCGTTGGAACTTTTTTTCACAGTGAATTTGTCCTATACTTTTTTATACTTGTTAAAATGTTTAAATAGTGGAATTTAGTTAGTGCTTTATATAGGTTTGAATTAGAGAAAAAACAGAGGGATTAACCCACTTAAAAAAATGAAGTTTTAGGGATAAATcctttaaaaagttaaaaagattTAATCAGTAAAACGATGAATGTTGGTTGGCTAAATCCTTTTTTGATTGAAACCATAAAACTTTTTTGGCAGATTGAGAAAGTGAAGGCTGAGCTTGGTGAATACGCCAACAATCCTGAGGCGTTGCTGTTAGAGGCAGTTCATTCAGTTGGATATTCTGGTCCACTTGCAAATCCTCTTCTTGCGTCTGAAGGCGTACTCACCAGAATAAACAGTACAGTTTTGGAGGATTTTGTAGCTGTAAGTAGTGTTACTTTTGTATTTAAAAGCATTTAAGCATTTTCGAGTGTTTGGATAAAGAAAAGTGCTCACAGCTTATTTAAGTGAAATAAGCTGTTACCATTTAGCATAAGCTGTTTAGATAAGCGATCCTGAACACGCCCTTTTTATTCATTCCATCTAGACTTTGTTTTTGAAGATATATAGCTTGAAAATTTCAGGCAAACTATACAGCTCCTCGAATGGTACTTGCTGCAacaggagttgaacatgaggaaCTGTTGAAATATGCCGAACCTCTTCTCTCTGATTTGCCAGGTGGCACTCAGGTTGAGGAACCAAAATCGGTGTATGTTGGAGGTGATCACCGTGTTATGGCTGATACAGGGGTGTGtctaaaatttaatattaatctttttgctttttttttttttttcatttttgttcATTATCTGTGTGTCCCGTCTTTCTGATGCATTGATCAAGTTTCGTTTTGTTATCAGAGAACTAGTTTTGCTCTTGCATTCGAACTTCCTGGTGGCTGGCTTAAGGAGAAAGAAGCCATGACGTTGACAGTTCTTCAGGTAGTCTTTGCAACCTTCAGTTATCTCTTTTATTAGTTTAACGGAACCAATTTCGTGATTCCATTCTCTGTCTTTTATGTAGAAATTCCATTATGTGTGGGTTGAGTATGAGGTCAAAACGAGTAATTTTTAGTATGGTTCATAAGAGGGCAGGCTGGCTAGTGCCTACTAAACTGAACTGATACTGCAATACAAAAATTAAGAATTATACATAAAAGTTGAAGATGCGTGTAAATTGTGCTTGAagaataatgttttttttttcttttttttttttttttttgtgattagATTTGAAGTAAAAAAATAATATGTTAATATTGGGTTCCTTTAGAGAACTCATTGATGATGTAATTTTTTCAATGAAATATTTTCTTTTTTGTTACAGATAGTTATAAAATATATGTTAACATACATAAAATACAAAAAGAGAAATGTTAACAATAGAAAAGGGGATAATTGGTAAGCTTTTGGTAATTAATTCATAATAGTAGGGGCCTTCATGGAGTTTTTTTATGTAATACTTAATAATAGCGCCTCATGATATGATTTCAATAATAGTCTTTTCTTTTAGTAATATTAATCTAGGAGGtt
The sequence above is drawn from the Helianthus annuus cultivar XRQ/B chromosome 12, HanXRQr2.0-SUNRISE, whole genome shotgun sequence genome and encodes:
- the LOC110893767 gene encoding mitochondrial-processing peptidase subunit alpha encodes the protein MYRATSPRIRTLKGQAGKWMLTRFASSSAVAAKSSSGGLFSWFTGGSASSLPPLDFPLKGIELPSSLPDNVEPGKTKITTLSNGIKIASESSSNPAASIGLYVNSGSIYETPASFGVTHLLERMAFKSTYNRSHLRVVREVEAIGGNVTASASREQMGYSYDALKTYVPQMVELLVDSVRNQAFLEWEVKEQIEKVKAELGEYANNPEALLLEAVHSVGYSGPLANPLLASEGVLTRINSTVLEDFVAANYTAPRMVLAATGVEHEELLKYAEPLLSDLPGGTQVEEPKSVYVGGDHRVMADTGRTSFALAFELPGGWLKEKEAMTLTVLQMLLGGGGSFSAGGPGKGMYSRLYLRVLNEYPEIQSFSAFSSIYNHTAIFGIQATTSSDFVSKAIDVAAKELLAVATNGEVNQVQLDRAKKSTKSAILMNLESRMVASEDIGRQILTYGERKPVEYFLKAIDSVTANDITSVAKKLLSSPLTMASHGDVLNVPTYDSVSRKFQ